The following coding sequences are from one Cygnus atratus isolate AKBS03 ecotype Queensland, Australia chromosome 15, CAtr_DNAZoo_HiC_assembly, whole genome shotgun sequence window:
- the SMCR8 gene encoding guanine nucleotide exchange protein SMCR8 isoform X2, which yields MIGAPDVVALARQEEEEAAAAAGAEAWREPPLPEEYSVPLAPFGGPGASPWARAGGSKFLRDFILVAEFSEQVGPQPLLTVPDDAKVPGSFDLNYFSLRIMSVDYQASFVGHPPGCAYPKLNFVEDSKVVLGDSKEGAFAYVHHLTLYDLEARGFVRPFCMAYISADEHKIMQQFQELSAEFSKASECLKTGNRKAFASELEKKLKDLDYTRSVLHSETEIQKKANDKGYYTTQAIEKANELASVEKSIIEHQDLLKQIRSYPYRKLKDSDFHPYEPECAPDQASVGSDQDLAASDLAEPGETTPYSHVPSYTPKLIKAKSAKCFDKKLKTLEELCDIYFFTQTLDQLHQIERTFRGDVCYLLTNQISRALLKQQSITNFLFEDASFLDEKAPEKHYRGCQELGQDAIERKCSEESPTPKVVISLGSYKSSVECVPIKMEQDIDDPPEPAMTESVTFEHQENLDYLDADIKGSISSGESIEVLGTEKSASGLTKSESQASLPISPSPQAGRSKVGSRRTVSEDSIEVLSTCPSEALIPEDFKASYPSAINEEPYADDEEGGLRFTPRLNPDDADEPEDGSNPENPAQVDSACCIGKESPRFLEPLPGLGPKLCDEDGVVRIPPQPYRQAEQGPCGGFAGSPHPDGVPGGLLPHELDSRYPAGGGELSRTSLDECSDSTSYISSAASTCSDRTPSPAHPPCPASERHKKKAGQNALRFIRQYPFAHPAIYSLLSGRTLIVLGEDEAIVKKLVTALSIFVPNCGVYAKPVKHWVTAPLHVVDFQKWKLVGLQRTASPAGVNVLHALSRYSRYVSILDADSKTLRCPLYKGAVVARLADHRTQIKRGSTYYMHVQSVLTQLCSKAFLFAFCHHLHLPVADREPEEAVASRRADSSGSGQDGRPGTAGFALGGLYLEDSAALVQRQTSHRWLLPLPTR from the exons ATGATCGGCGCCCCCGACGTGGTGGCGTTGgcgaggcaggaggaggaggaggcggcggcggcggcgggagccgAGGCGTGGAGGGAGCCGCCGCTGCCCGAGGAGTACTCGGTGCCCCTGGCGCCCTTCGGCGGGCCCGGCGCCAGCCCCTGGGCCAGGGCGGGCGGCTCCAAGTTCCTGCGGGACTTCATCCTGGTGGCCGAGTTCTCGGAGCAGGTGGGGCCGCAGCCCCTGCTCACCGTCCCCGATGACGCCAAGGTGCCGGGCAGCTTCGACCTCAACTACTTCTCGCTGCGCATCATGTCGGTGGACTACCAGGCGTCCTTCGTGGGCCACCCGCCCGGCTGCGCCTACCCCAAGCTGAACTTCGTGGAGGACTCcaaggtggtgctgggggacTCGAAGGAGGGCGCCTTCGCCTACGTGCACCACCTGACGCTCTACGACCTGGAGGCCCGCGGCTTCGTCAGGCCCTTCTGCATGGCCTACATCTCGGCCGACGAGCACAAGATCATGCAGCAGTTCCAGGAGCTCTCGGCCGAGTTCTCCAAAGCCTCCGAGTGCCTGAAGACGGGGAACAGGAAGGCTTTCGCTAGCGAGCTGGAGAAGAAGCTGAAGGACCTCGATTACACCAGGAGCGTGCTGCACAGCGAGACCGAGATACAGAAGAAAGCCAACGACAAAGGGTACTACACCACCCAAGCCATCGAAAAGGCCAACGAGCTGGCCAGCGTGGAGAAGTCCATCATCGAGCACCAAGACCTGCTGAAGCAGATCCGATCCTACCCCTACAGGAAGCTGAAGGACTCCGACTTCCACCCCTACGAGCCCGAGTGCGCCCCGGACCAGGCCAGCGTGGGCAGCGACCAGGACCTGGCTGCCTCCGACCTCGCTGAGCCGGGCGAGACGACCCCCTACTCCCACGTGCCCTCCTACACCCCCAAACTCATCAAAGCCAAGTCCGCCAAGTGCTTCGACAAGAAGCTGAAAACGCTGGAGGAGCTCTGcgatatttattttttcacccaGACCCTGGATCAGCTGCATCAGATCGAGAGGACGTTCAGGGGCGACGTGTGCTACCTCCTGACAAACCAGATCAGTCGGGCGCTTTTGAAGCAGCAAAGCATAACTAACTTCCTCTTCGAAGACGCCTCTTTTCTCGATGAAAAAGCACCTGAAAAGCACTACCGAGGCTGTCAGGAACTTGGCCAAGACGCCATCGAAAGAAAGTGTTCGGAAGAGTCCCCCACCCCGAAAGTGGTCATCAGCCTGGGGTCCTACAAGTCCAGCGTGGAGTGCGTGCCCATCAAGATGGAGCAGGACATCGACGACCCTCCGGAACCCGCGATGACCGAATCCGTAACTTTCGAACACCAGGAGAACCTGGACTATCTCGATGCCGACATTAAAGGGAGCATCAGCAGCGGTGAGAGCATTGAGGTTCTTGGAACGGAGAAATCTGCGTCGGGGCTGACGAAATCGGAGAGCCAGGCCAGCTTGCCCatcagccccagcccccaggcGGGCAGGAGCAaggtgggcagcaggaggaccGTCAGCGAGGACAGCATCGAGGtcctcagcacctgcccctccgaGGCGCTCATCCCGGAAGACTTCAAAGCGAGCTACCCAAGTGCCATTAACGAGGAACCTTACGCAGACGACGAGGAGGGAGGCCTTCGCTTCACCCCCAGGTTAAACCCGGACGACGCCGACGAGCCGGAGGACGGCTCGAACCCGGAAAACCCGGCGCAGGTTGATTCTGCCTGCTGCATCGGCAAGGAGAGCCCCCGCTTCCTCGAGCCTCTGCCCGGCCTGGGCCCCAAGCTGTGCGACGAGGACGGGGTGGTGAGGATCCCCCCGCAGCCCTACCGGCAAGCCGAGCAGGGGCCGTGCGGCGGCTTCGCCGGCTCCCCGCACCCCGACGGCGTGCCGGGAGGGCTCCTTCCCCACGAGCTCGACTCGCGCTacccggcgggcggcggggagctcAGCAGGACCAGCCTGGACGAGTGCTCGGACTCCACGAGCTACATCAGCAGCGCCGCCTCCACCTGCTCCGACCGCACGCCGTCGCCCGCTCACCCCCCGTGCCCGGCGAGCGagaggcacaaaaaaaaagccgGGCAGAACGCCCTGCGCTTCATCAGGCAGTACCCCTTCGCCCACCCCGCCATCTACTCCCTGCTCAGCGGGAGGACCCTGATCGTGCTGGGGGAGGACGAGGCGATAGTGAAGAAGCTCGTGACCGCCCTCTCCATCTTCGTGCCCAACTGCGGCGTTTACGCCAAGCCCGTGAAGCACTGGGTCACGGCCCCGCTGCACGTGGTGGATTTCCAGAAGTGGAAGCTGGTCGGGCTCCAGAG GACGGCCTCGCCCGCGGGGGTGAACGTGCTGCACGCCCTCAGCCGCTACAGCCGCTACGTGAGCATCCTGGACGCCGACAGCAAGACCCTGCGCTGCCCGCTCTACAAAGGCGCCGTGGTGGCCCGGCTGGCGGACCACCGCACCCAGATCAAGCGAGGCAGCACCTACTACATGCACGTCCAAAGCGTCCTCACCCAGCTGTGCTCCAAAGCCTTCCTCTTCGCCTTCTGCCACCACCTGCACCTTCCCGTCGCCGACAGGGAGCCGGAGGAAGCCGTCGCGAGCCGCAGG GCCGACAGCTCAGGATCAGGGCAGGATGGACGCCCAGGGACGGCTGGTTTCGCGCTCGGCGGTCTTTACCTGGAGGATTCAGCCGCACTCGTGCAGCGGCAGACAAGTCACCGCTGGCTTCTCCCTCTGCCCACCCGATAG
- the SMCR8 gene encoding guanine nucleotide exchange protein SMCR8 isoform X1, whose product MIGAPDVVALARQEEEEAAAAAGAEAWREPPLPEEYSVPLAPFGGPGASPWARAGGSKFLRDFILVAEFSEQVGPQPLLTVPDDAKVPGSFDLNYFSLRIMSVDYQASFVGHPPGCAYPKLNFVEDSKVVLGDSKEGAFAYVHHLTLYDLEARGFVRPFCMAYISADEHKIMQQFQELSAEFSKASECLKTGNRKAFASELEKKLKDLDYTRSVLHSETEIQKKANDKGYYTTQAIEKANELASVEKSIIEHQDLLKQIRSYPYRKLKDSDFHPYEPECAPDQASVGSDQDLAASDLAEPGETTPYSHVPSYTPKLIKAKSAKCFDKKLKTLEELCDIYFFTQTLDQLHQIERTFRGDVCYLLTNQISRALLKQQSITNFLFEDASFLDEKAPEKHYRGCQELGQDAIERKCSEESPTPKVVISLGSYKSSVECVPIKMEQDIDDPPEPAMTESVTFEHQENLDYLDADIKGSISSGESIEVLGTEKSASGLTKSESQASLPISPSPQAGRSKVGSRRTVSEDSIEVLSTCPSEALIPEDFKASYPSAINEEPYADDEEGGLRFTPRLNPDDADEPEDGSNPENPAQVDSACCIGKESPRFLEPLPGLGPKLCDEDGVVRIPPQPYRQAEQGPCGGFAGSPHPDGVPGGLLPHELDSRYPAGGGELSRTSLDECSDSTSYISSAASTCSDRTPSPAHPPCPASERHKKKAGQNALRFIRQYPFAHPAIYSLLSGRTLIVLGEDEAIVKKLVTALSIFVPNCGVYAKPVKHWVTAPLHVVDFQKWKLVGLQRTASPAGVNVLHALSRYSRYVSILDADSKTLRCPLYKGAVVARLADHRTQIKRGSTYYMHVQSVLTQLCSKAFLFAFCHHLHLPVADREPEEAVASRRVSFLKHHLGLANEDLKIVQYLAELLKLQYIQEPGQGANPLLRFDYVPSFLYKI is encoded by the exons ATGATCGGCGCCCCCGACGTGGTGGCGTTGgcgaggcaggaggaggaggaggcggcggcggcggcgggagccgAGGCGTGGAGGGAGCCGCCGCTGCCCGAGGAGTACTCGGTGCCCCTGGCGCCCTTCGGCGGGCCCGGCGCCAGCCCCTGGGCCAGGGCGGGCGGCTCCAAGTTCCTGCGGGACTTCATCCTGGTGGCCGAGTTCTCGGAGCAGGTGGGGCCGCAGCCCCTGCTCACCGTCCCCGATGACGCCAAGGTGCCGGGCAGCTTCGACCTCAACTACTTCTCGCTGCGCATCATGTCGGTGGACTACCAGGCGTCCTTCGTGGGCCACCCGCCCGGCTGCGCCTACCCCAAGCTGAACTTCGTGGAGGACTCcaaggtggtgctgggggacTCGAAGGAGGGCGCCTTCGCCTACGTGCACCACCTGACGCTCTACGACCTGGAGGCCCGCGGCTTCGTCAGGCCCTTCTGCATGGCCTACATCTCGGCCGACGAGCACAAGATCATGCAGCAGTTCCAGGAGCTCTCGGCCGAGTTCTCCAAAGCCTCCGAGTGCCTGAAGACGGGGAACAGGAAGGCTTTCGCTAGCGAGCTGGAGAAGAAGCTGAAGGACCTCGATTACACCAGGAGCGTGCTGCACAGCGAGACCGAGATACAGAAGAAAGCCAACGACAAAGGGTACTACACCACCCAAGCCATCGAAAAGGCCAACGAGCTGGCCAGCGTGGAGAAGTCCATCATCGAGCACCAAGACCTGCTGAAGCAGATCCGATCCTACCCCTACAGGAAGCTGAAGGACTCCGACTTCCACCCCTACGAGCCCGAGTGCGCCCCGGACCAGGCCAGCGTGGGCAGCGACCAGGACCTGGCTGCCTCCGACCTCGCTGAGCCGGGCGAGACGACCCCCTACTCCCACGTGCCCTCCTACACCCCCAAACTCATCAAAGCCAAGTCCGCCAAGTGCTTCGACAAGAAGCTGAAAACGCTGGAGGAGCTCTGcgatatttattttttcacccaGACCCTGGATCAGCTGCATCAGATCGAGAGGACGTTCAGGGGCGACGTGTGCTACCTCCTGACAAACCAGATCAGTCGGGCGCTTTTGAAGCAGCAAAGCATAACTAACTTCCTCTTCGAAGACGCCTCTTTTCTCGATGAAAAAGCACCTGAAAAGCACTACCGAGGCTGTCAGGAACTTGGCCAAGACGCCATCGAAAGAAAGTGTTCGGAAGAGTCCCCCACCCCGAAAGTGGTCATCAGCCTGGGGTCCTACAAGTCCAGCGTGGAGTGCGTGCCCATCAAGATGGAGCAGGACATCGACGACCCTCCGGAACCCGCGATGACCGAATCCGTAACTTTCGAACACCAGGAGAACCTGGACTATCTCGATGCCGACATTAAAGGGAGCATCAGCAGCGGTGAGAGCATTGAGGTTCTTGGAACGGAGAAATCTGCGTCGGGGCTGACGAAATCGGAGAGCCAGGCCAGCTTGCCCatcagccccagcccccaggcGGGCAGGAGCAaggtgggcagcaggaggaccGTCAGCGAGGACAGCATCGAGGtcctcagcacctgcccctccgaGGCGCTCATCCCGGAAGACTTCAAAGCGAGCTACCCAAGTGCCATTAACGAGGAACCTTACGCAGACGACGAGGAGGGAGGCCTTCGCTTCACCCCCAGGTTAAACCCGGACGACGCCGACGAGCCGGAGGACGGCTCGAACCCGGAAAACCCGGCGCAGGTTGATTCTGCCTGCTGCATCGGCAAGGAGAGCCCCCGCTTCCTCGAGCCTCTGCCCGGCCTGGGCCCCAAGCTGTGCGACGAGGACGGGGTGGTGAGGATCCCCCCGCAGCCCTACCGGCAAGCCGAGCAGGGGCCGTGCGGCGGCTTCGCCGGCTCCCCGCACCCCGACGGCGTGCCGGGAGGGCTCCTTCCCCACGAGCTCGACTCGCGCTacccggcgggcggcggggagctcAGCAGGACCAGCCTGGACGAGTGCTCGGACTCCACGAGCTACATCAGCAGCGCCGCCTCCACCTGCTCCGACCGCACGCCGTCGCCCGCTCACCCCCCGTGCCCGGCGAGCGagaggcacaaaaaaaaagccgGGCAGAACGCCCTGCGCTTCATCAGGCAGTACCCCTTCGCCCACCCCGCCATCTACTCCCTGCTCAGCGGGAGGACCCTGATCGTGCTGGGGGAGGACGAGGCGATAGTGAAGAAGCTCGTGACCGCCCTCTCCATCTTCGTGCCCAACTGCGGCGTTTACGCCAAGCCCGTGAAGCACTGGGTCACGGCCCCGCTGCACGTGGTGGATTTCCAGAAGTGGAAGCTGGTCGGGCTCCAGAG GACGGCCTCGCCCGCGGGGGTGAACGTGCTGCACGCCCTCAGCCGCTACAGCCGCTACGTGAGCATCCTGGACGCCGACAGCAAGACCCTGCGCTGCCCGCTCTACAAAGGCGCCGTGGTGGCCCGGCTGGCGGACCACCGCACCCAGATCAAGCGAGGCAGCACCTACTACATGCACGTCCAAAGCGTCCTCACCCAGCTGTGCTCCAAAGCCTTCCTCTTCGCCTTCTGCCACCACCTGCACCTTCCCGTCGCCGACAGGGAGCCGGAGGAAGCCGTCGCGAGCCGCAGGGTGAGCTTTCTGAAGCACCACCTGGGCCTCGCCAATGAAGATCTGAAAATTGTACAGTATTTAGCCgagctgctgaagctgcagtACATTCAGGAACCCGGCCAGGGGGCGAATCCCCTGCTCAGATTTGACTATGTTCCCAGCTTTTTGTACAAAATCTAG
- the TOP3A gene encoding DNA topoisomerase 3-alpha: MSLHARLFASRGVRMLPQPWRFFSRAAEDVALQRIRKVLCVAEKNDAARGIADLLSNSRMRRREGLSKFNKIYEYDYQMFGQTVTMVMTSVSGHLLAHDFKLPFRKWHSCNPLALFDAEIEKYCPENYVDIKRTLEREVQQCQALVIWTDCDREGENIGFEIIHVCKAVKPNLQVFRARFSEITLHAVRTACENLTQPDQKTSDAVDVRQELDLRIGAAFTRFQTLRLRKIFPDILADQLISYGSCQFPTLGFVVERFKAIQAFVPEAFYKIKVTHEHEDGNVVFNWKRNRLFNHTACLVLYHMCMEDPVATVVEVGSKPKSKWRPLPLDTVELEKLASRKLKINAKETMRIAEKLYTQGFISYPRTETNIFPKELNLSALVQQQTQDPNWGAFAQRILDQGGPTPRSGTKTDQAHPPIHPTKYTANLQGNEQRLYEFIVRHFLACCSQDAKGQETTVEIDIANERFVAQGLMILARNYLEVYPYEKWSDKVIPLYQKGSRFQPTTVEMVDGETSPPLLLSEADLIALMEKHGIGTDATHAEHIETIKTRMYVGLTADQRFLPGHLGMGLVEGYDSMGYEMSKPDLRAELEADLKLICEGKKDKSVVLQQQVQKYKQVFIEAVARANKLDQALAQYFGEATEIAEQEEVYPAMPVPIRKCPQCNNDMVLKTKRNGGFYLSCTGYPACKTAVWFPDFVLDVAKDESICAECRPHPVHRLKFKFKRGSVPPMMPLEFVGCIGGCDEMLRELLDLKYLHRSAQPARSASQQANHLQASNSFSRASSDSRQARGTTNPAAGHLLSLSTPRAHRPAPAAAPDNGNNAVVCNCGNEATLLTVRKEGPNRGRQFYKCNANTCNFFLWANEQSEDRNNAAPWGSAPPQPFGGRGQAGFQRPGGGGRGPELFGSNNSGSGGGTVCNCEQPAVTRTVQKDGPNKGRQFHTCSKPREQQCGFFQWADENTAPGASGDASWNHFGSSGYSRELGSKTKRPSNLSSGGTAKKPRTCSVCHQPGHTKKTCPHNP; the protein is encoded by the exons ATGAGCCTCCACGCGCGGCTCTTTGCTAGCCGAGGGGTCAGgatgctgccccagccctggcgcTTCTTCTCGCGGGCGGCGGAGGATGTGGCACTGCAGAGGATCCGGAAGGTCCTGTGCGTGGCTGAGAAGAACGATGCCGCCCGGGGAATTGCAGATCTTCTCTCCAACAGCAGGATGCGGCGG agagaGGGGCTTTCCAAGTTCAACAAGATCTACGAATACGACTACCAGATGTTTGGCCAG ACCGTCACCATGGTGATGACATCCGTCTCGGGACACTTGCTGGCTCATGATTTCAAGCTGCCCTTTCGCAAATG GCATAGCTGCAACCCTCTAGCTCTTTTTGATGctgaaatagagaaatattGTCCCGAAAATTACGTGGATATTAAG AGAACCCTTGAGCGAGAAGTCCAGCAGTGCCAAGCTCTGGTGATCTGGACTGACTGTGACCGAGAAGGAGAGAACATCGGCTTTGAGATCATTCATGTTTGCAAAGCTG TAAAGCCAAACCTCCAGGTTTTCCGAGCCCGCTTTTCGGAGATTACGCTTCATGCTGTCAGAACAGCCTGTGAGAATCTCACCCAACCGGATCAGAAAACTAGTGATGCTGTTGATGTCAGGCAGGAGCTGGACCTCAGGATAG GTGCTGCTTTCACCAGATTCCAGACGCTGAGGCTCCGGAAGATCTTCCCTGATATTTTAGCAGATCAGCTGATCAGCTATGGTAGTTGCCAGTTCCCAACCCTGGGGTTTGTAGTGGAACGCTTTAAAGCCATCCAGGCCTTTGTTCCTGAAGCCTTCTATAAAATCAAAG TGACACATGAACATGAAGATGGCAATGTGGTCTTCAACTGGAAGAGGAACCGGCTCTTTAATCACACAGCGTGCCTGGTCCTTTACCACATGTGTATGGAG GATCCTGTAGCAACTGTTGTTGAAGTTGGGAGCAAGCCAAAGAGCAAATGGAGGCCCCTGCCCCTGGACACCGTG GAACTTGAGAAATTGGCTTCCcgcaaactgaaaataaatgcgAAGGAAACCATGAGAATAGCAGAAAAACTCTATACTCAAGG GTTTATCAGCTATCCCCGAACAGAGACCAACATTTTCCCCAAGGAGCTGAACCTCTCCGCCTTAGTGCAACAGCAAACACAGGACCCAAACTGGGGGGCGTTTGCGCAGAGGATTTTGGATCAGGGTGGGCCAACCCCTCGGAGCGGAACCAAAACAGATCAGGCTCACCCGCCCATTCACCCCACCAAATACACTGCTAACCTGCAG GGCAACGAGCAGAGGCTGTATGAATTCATCGTGCGCCACTTTTTGGCTTGCTGCTCTCAAGACGCCAAGGGACAGGAAACAACTGTGGAGATTGACATTGCTAATGAGCGATTCGTTGCTCAAGGACTAATGATCCTGGCCCGAAATTATCTGGAAGTCTATCCTTATGAGAAGTGGAGTGACAAG gtTATCCCACTGTATCAGAAAGGGTCTCGCTTTCAGCCCACTACAGTGGAGATGGTGGATGGGGAAACCAGCCCTCCATTGCTCCTCTCAGAAGCGGATCTCATTGCGCTCATGGAGAAACATGGCATTG GGACTGATGCCACTCACGCAGAGCACATTGAGACAATCAAGACACGGATGTACGTGGGCCTTACAGCAGATCAGAGATTCCTCCCGGGCCACCTGGGCATGGGGCTGGTTGAAG GCTATGATTCCATGGGCTACGAGATGTCCAAGCCCGACCTTCGAGCTGAGCTGGAGGCTGATCTGAAACTGATCTGTGAGGGGAAGAAAGACAAATCTGtagtgctgcagcagcaggtccaaAAGTACAAACAAGTCTTCATTGAGGCCGTGGCCAGAGCCAACAA GCTGGACCAGGCCCTGGCTCAGTATTTTGGAGAAGCCACAGAAATTGCTGAGCAAGAGGAAGTCTACCCAGCAATGCCGGTTCCCATTCGGAAATGCCCACAGTGCAACAACGACATGGTCCTGAAGACCAAGAGGAACGGCGG GTTCTACCTCAGCTGCACGGGCTATCCAGCTTGTAAAACTGCAGTCTGGTTTCCCGATTTTGTGCTGGACGTGGCCAAGGACGAGAGCATCTGTGCTGAGTGTAGACCCCATCCTGTTCACAG acTGAAGTTTAAATTCAAGAGAGGCAGCGTTCCACCCATGATGCCCCTGGAGTTTGTTGGCTGCATCGGCGGCTGCGATGAGATGCTGAGAGAGCTCTTGGACCTGAAGTACTTACACAGGTCGGCGCAGCCCGCGCGGTCAGCCAGCCAGCAAGCTAACCACTTGCAGGCCAGCAACTCCTTCAGCAGAGCAAGCAGCGACAGCAGGCAGGCGAGGGGGACCACGAACCCGGCAGCGGGACATCTCCTCTCCTTGAGTACACCGAGAGCACACAGGCCTGCTCCTGCGGCTGCTCCAGACAACGGGAACAACGCAGTGGTGTGCAACTGCGGGAACGAAGCCACGCTGTTAACTGTGCGCAAAGAGGGACCCAATCGAGGCAGGCAGTTTTACAAATGCAACGCCAATACCTGCAATTTTTTCCTCTGGGCTAACGAGCAGTCAGAGGACAGGAACAACGCAGCGCCGTGGGGCTCTGCACCGCCCCAGCCCTTTGGGGGAAGGGGCCAAGCAGGCTTTCAGAgaccaggaggaggagggagaggccCAGAGCTCTTTGGAAGCAACAACTCCGGCTCAGGAGGTGGCACAGTCTGCAATTGCGAGCAGCCAGCTGTCACGCGCACTGTCCAAAAGGACGGCCCTAACAAGGGGCGGCAGTTCCACACATGCTCAAAacccagagagcagcagtgcgGCTTCTTCCAGTGGGCTGACGAAAACACGGCACCAG GGGCTTCTGGAGATGCTTCGTGGAACCACTTTGGGAGCAGCGGGTACTCAAGGGAGCTGGGAAGTAAAACGAAGAGACCAAGCAACCTCTCCTCAGGAGGCACGGCCAAGAAACCACGGACCTGTAGCGTTTGCCACCAGCCTGGCCACACGAAGAAAACTTGTCCACACAACCCCTGA
- the MIEF2 gene encoding mitochondrial dynamics protein MID49, which translates to MEFTHKRGKRQDDSGLGGLLDVLLANARLVLGVSGAAVLAIATLAVKRLIDRATSPRDEGDPKAEQKTLEESWQDLALIKAAQKPPKRQRREDLSEPLLSPAPPPAPEPRVCPAPPEPPQVESSPPRCLTLQEKLLLHSSSHPAVHEAQAAFGRQLARRICAELQNFLRNKCPELPFGSLFLSGPLLDGLGALAADHVHFMLPVVLDATHWSLIPGEDTVVRNPRYWMIKRRDLEYFPRGCSPWDKFLVGQYLSSNALNETLHKMLVASINWPAIGGLLGSLIRPVVASRELRLEVKHEQVELSVALFPVVEMDGKVLLAAPPEGLVENLWLESFGRAEASKVRELDAGDAGARQRCLRVLNGVCRSHPALRKLSGSPLAHVVLHLSAAGSDWAEGSLAARFQQVLEELVGYLEQGVLPSYFNHKVNLFGELLEEEIEEMGFLLYRAVAEPELLLVEE; encoded by the exons ATGGAGTTCACGCACAAGCGGGGCAAGCGGCAGGACGACAGCGGGCTGGGCGGCCTCCTCGACGTGCTGCTGGCCAACGCCAGGCTGGTGCTGGGCGTCAGCGGGGCGGCCGTGCTCGCCATCGCCACGCTGGCCGTCAAACGG CTGATAGACCGAGCCACGAGCCCTCGCGATGAAGGCGATCCCAAAGCCGAGCAGAAGACCCTGGAGGAGAGCTGGCAGGACTTGGCCTTGATCAAAGCGGCGCAAAAACCTCCcaagaggcagaggagggaggacCTCAGCGAGCCCCTGCTCTCTCCGgctccaccaccagcaccag AGCCCAGGGTCTGCCCAGCACCTCCGGAGCCTCCTCAGGTCGAATCCAGCCCCCCGCGCTGCCTCACGCTGCAGGAGAAGCTCCTCTTGCACTCCAGCAGCCACCCGGCCGTGCACGAGGCGCAAGCGGCGTTCGGCCGGCAGCTGGCCCGCCGCATCTGCGCCGAGCTGCAGAACTTCCTGAGGAACAAGTGCCCGGAGCTGCCCTTCGGCAGCCTCTTCCTCAGCGGTCCCCTGCTCGACGGCCTCGGGGCTCTCGCTGCTGACCACGTCCACTTCATGCTGCCCGTGGTCCTCGACGCCACGCACTGGAGCCTCATCCCAGGGGAGGACACCGTGGTGAGAAACCCCCGGTACTGGATGATCAAGAGGAGGGATCTGGAGTATTTCCCTCGCGGGTGCAGCCCCTGGGACAAGTTCCTCGTGGGTCAGTACCTCTCCTCCAACGCGCTCAACGAGACCCTGCACAAGATGCTGGTGGCCTCCATCAACTGGCCTGCCATCGGCGGTCTCCTGGGGAGCCTCATCCGCCCGGTCGTGGCCTCGCGGGAGCTGAGGCTGGAGGTGAAACACGAGCAGGTGGAGCTGAGCGTCGCCCTCTTCCCGGTGGTGGAGATGGACGGCAAGGTTCTGCTGGCCGCTCCTCCCGAGGGACTGGTGGAAAACCTCTGGCTGGAGAGCTTCGGCAGGGCGGAGGCCTCGAAGGTGAGGGAGCTGGATGCTGGCGACGCCGGGGCCAGGCAGCGCTGCCTCCGCGTCCTGAACGGCGTCTGCAGGAGCCACCCTGCCCTGCGCAAACTGAGCGGCAGCCCCTTGGCGCACGTCGTCCTGCACCTCAGCGCCGCCGGTTCGGACTGGGCAGAGGGCAGCCTCGCTGCCCGGTTCCagcaggtgctggaggagctggtcGGCTACCTGGAGCAAGGCGTCCTGCCTTCCTATTTCAACCACAAAGTCAACCTCTTCggtgagctgctggaggaggagatcGAAGAGATGGGCTTCCTGCTCTACAGGGCTGTAGCCGAGCCAGAGCTCCTGCTGGTGGAGGAATGA